One Rattus norvegicus strain BN/NHsdMcwi chromosome 18, GRCr8, whole genome shotgun sequence DNA segment encodes these proteins:
- the Aqp4 gene encoding aquaporin-4 isoform X10: MVAFKGVWTQAFWKAVTAEFLAMLIFVLLSVGSTINWGGSENPLPVDMVLISLCFGLSIATMVQCFGHISGGHINPAVTVAMVCTRKISIAKSVFYITAQCLGAIIGAGILYLVTPPSVVGGLGVTTVHGNLTAGHGLLVELIITFQLVFTIFASCDSKRTDVTGSVALAIGFSVAIGHLFAINYTGASMNPARSFGPAVIMGNWENHWIYWVGPIIGAVLAGALYEYVFCPDVELKRRLKEAFSKAAQQTKGSYMEVEDNRSQVETEDLILKPGVVHVIDIDRGDEKKGKDSSGERSVLPHLRDTAGQSCSLMKIS, encoded by the exons ATGGTGGCTTTCAAAGGCGTCTGGACTCAAGCCTTCTGGAAGGCGGTCACAGCAGAGTTCCTGGCCATGCTCATCTTTGTTCTGCTCAGCGTGGGATCCACCATTAACTGGGGTGGCTCAGAGAACCCCCTACCTGTGGACATGGTCCTCATCTCCCTCTGCTTTGGACTCAGCATTGCCACCATGGTTCAGTGCTTCGGCCACATCAGCGGTGGCCACATCAACCCAGCGGTGACAGTGGCCATGGTGTGCACACGAAAGATCAGCATCGCCAAGTCCGTCTTCTACATCACTGCGCAGTGCCTGGGGGCCATCATCGGAGCTGGGATCCTCTACCTGGTCACACCCCCCAGCGTGGTGGGAGGATTGGGAGTCACCACG gTTCATGGAAACCTCACTGCTGGCCATGGGCTCCTGGTGGAGCTAATAATCACTTTCCAGCTGGTATTCACCATTTTTGCCAGCTGTGATTCCAAACGGACTGATGTTACTGGTTCCGTTGCTTTAGCAATTGGGTTTTCCGTTGCAATTGGACATTTGTTTGCA ATCAATTATACCGGAGCCAGCATGAATCCAGCTCGATCCTTTGGCCCTGCAGTTAtcatgggaaactgggaaaaccACTGG ATATATTGGGTTGGACCAATCATAGGCGCTGTGCTGGCAGGTGCACTTTACGAGTATGTCTTCTGTCCTGACGTGGAGCTCAAACGTCGCCTAAAGGAAGCCTTCAGCAAAGCTGCACAGCAGACGAAAGGGAGCTACATGGAGGTGGAGGACAACCGGAGCCAAGTGGAGACAGAAGACTTGATCCTGAAGCCCGGGGTGGTGCATGTGATCGACATTGACCGTGGAGacgagaagaaggggaaggactCGTCTGGAGAG AgaagtgtccttccacatctcAGAGACACTGCTGGCCAGAGCTGCTCCCTGATGAAGATTTCATAA
- the Aqp4 gene encoding aquaporin-4 isoform X8 — protein MVQNLSTPTLQKPNQTSARNLIPEHWSLGAGNESCTPAREGMSDGAAARRWGKCGPPCSRESIMVAFKGVWTQAFWKAVTAEFLAMLIFVLLSVGSTINWGGSENPLPVDMVLISLCFGLSIATMVQCFGHISGGHINPAVTVAMVCTRKISIAKSVFYITAQCLGAIIGAGILYLVTPPSVVGGLGVTTINYTGASMNPARSFGPAVIMGNWENHWIYWVGPIIGAVLAGALYEYVFCPDVELKRRLKEAFSKAAQQTKGSYMEVEDNRSQVETEDLILKPGVVHVIDIDRGDEKKGKDSSGERSVLPHLRDTAGQSCSLMKIS, from the exons ATGGTGCAGAATCTTTCCACCCCTACACTCCAAAAACCCAATCAGACAAGTGCCCGTAATCTGATTCCCGAGCACTGGAGCCTGGGGGCAGGCAATGAGAGCTGCACTCCGGCCAGGGAAGGCATGAGTGACGGAGCTGCAGCGAGGCGGTGGGG TAAGTGTGGACCTCCCTGCAGCAGAGAGAGCATCATGGTGGCTTTCAAAGGCGTCTGGACTCAAGCCTTCTGGAAGGCGGTCACAGCAGAGTTCCTGGCCATGCTCATCTTTGTTCTGCTCAGCGTGGGATCCACCATTAACTGGGGTGGCTCAGAGAACCCCCTACCTGTGGACATGGTCCTCATCTCCCTCTGCTTTGGACTCAGCATTGCCACCATGGTTCAGTGCTTCGGCCACATCAGCGGTGGCCACATCAACCCAGCGGTGACAGTGGCCATGGTGTGCACACGAAAGATCAGCATCGCCAAGTCCGTCTTCTACATCACTGCGCAGTGCCTGGGGGCCATCATCGGAGCTGGGATCCTCTACCTGGTCACACCCCCCAGCGTGGTGGGAGGATTGGGAGTCACCACG ATCAATTATACCGGAGCCAGCATGAATCCAGCTCGATCCTTTGGCCCTGCAGTTAtcatgggaaactgggaaaaccACTGG ATATATTGGGTTGGACCAATCATAGGCGCTGTGCTGGCAGGTGCACTTTACGAGTATGTCTTCTGTCCTGACGTGGAGCTCAAACGTCGCCTAAAGGAAGCCTTCAGCAAAGCTGCACAGCAGACGAAAGGGAGCTACATGGAGGTGGAGGACAACCGGAGCCAAGTGGAGACAGAAGACTTGATCCTGAAGCCCGGGGTGGTGCATGTGATCGACATTGACCGTGGAGacgagaagaaggggaaggactCGTCTGGAGAG AgaagtgtccttccacatctcAGAGACACTGCTGGCCAGAGCTGCTCCCTGATGAAGATTTCATAA
- the Aqp4 gene encoding aquaporin-4 isoform X5 — translation MSRLQRVLEGGWPFPGPPLLGAVLPQQGLFPTHPAPFTSCSVPSSFFPIKPQKTAPVIAPCPSATWLQPWTAGEFRSDCPHSFSIKCGPPCSRESIMVAFKGVWTQAFWKAVTAEFLAMLIFVLLSVGSTINWGGSENPLPVDMVLISLCFGLSIATMVQCFGHISGGHINPAVTVAMVCTRKISIAKSVFYITAQCLGAIIGAGILYLVTPPSVVGGLGVTTINYTGASMNPARSFGPAVIMGNWENHWIYWVGPIIGAVLAGALYEYVFCPDVELKRRLKEAFSKAAQQTKGSYMEVEDNRSQVETEDLILKPGVVHVIDIDRGDEKKGKDSSGERSVLPHLRDTAGQSCSLMKIS, via the exons atgagcagGTTACAAAGGGTGCTGGAGGGAGGCTGGCCTTTTCCAGGACCGCCTCTCCTGGGTGCTGTGCTACCACAGCAGGGACTGTTTCCTACCCACCCAGCTCCCTTCACTTCCTGCTCGGtcccctcctctttttttcctATCAAACCCCAGAAGACAGCACCTGTGATAGCACCTTGCCCCTCTGCCACCTGGCTACAACCCTGGACAGCTGGTGAGTTCCGAAGTGACTGTCCTCACTCCTTTTCAAT TAAGTGTGGACCTCCCTGCAGCAGAGAGAGCATCATGGTGGCTTTCAAAGGCGTCTGGACTCAAGCCTTCTGGAAGGCGGTCACAGCAGAGTTCCTGGCCATGCTCATCTTTGTTCTGCTCAGCGTGGGATCCACCATTAACTGGGGTGGCTCAGAGAACCCCCTACCTGTGGACATGGTCCTCATCTCCCTCTGCTTTGGACTCAGCATTGCCACCATGGTTCAGTGCTTCGGCCACATCAGCGGTGGCCACATCAACCCAGCGGTGACAGTGGCCATGGTGTGCACACGAAAGATCAGCATCGCCAAGTCCGTCTTCTACATCACTGCGCAGTGCCTGGGGGCCATCATCGGAGCTGGGATCCTCTACCTGGTCACACCCCCCAGCGTGGTGGGAGGATTGGGAGTCACCACG ATCAATTATACCGGAGCCAGCATGAATCCAGCTCGATCCTTTGGCCCTGCAGTTAtcatgggaaactgggaaaaccACTGG ATATATTGGGTTGGACCAATCATAGGCGCTGTGCTGGCAGGTGCACTTTACGAGTATGTCTTCTGTCCTGACGTGGAGCTCAAACGTCGCCTAAAGGAAGCCTTCAGCAAAGCTGCACAGCAGACGAAAGGGAGCTACATGGAGGTGGAGGACAACCGGAGCCAAGTGGAGACAGAAGACTTGATCCTGAAGCCCGGGGTGGTGCATGTGATCGACATTGACCGTGGAGacgagaagaaggggaaggactCGTCTGGAGAG AgaagtgtccttccacatctcAGAGACACTGCTGGCCAGAGCTGCTCCCTGATGAAGATTTCATAA
- the Aqp4 gene encoding aquaporin-4 isoform X1, with protein sequence MSRLQRVLEGGWPFPGPPLLGAVLPQQGLFPTHPAPFTSCSVPSSFFPIKPQKTAPVIAPCPSATWLQPWTAGEFRSDCPHSFSIKCGPPCSRESIMVAFKGVWTQAFWKAVTAEFLAMLIFVLLSVGSTINWGGSENPLPVDMVLISLCFGLSIATMVQCFGHISGGHINPAVTVAMVCTRKISIAKSVFYITAQCLGAIIGAGILYLVTPPSVVGGLGVTTVHGNLTAGHGLLVELIITFQLVFTIFASCDSKRTDVTGSVALAIGFSVAIGHLFAINYTGASMNPARSFGPAVIMGNWENHWIYWVGPIIGAVLAGALYEYVFCPDVELKRRLKEAFSKAAQQTKGSYMEVEDNRSQVETEDLILKPGVVHVIDIDRGDEKKGKDSSGERSVLPHLRDTAGQSCSLMKIS encoded by the exons atgagcagGTTACAAAGGGTGCTGGAGGGAGGCTGGCCTTTTCCAGGACCGCCTCTCCTGGGTGCTGTGCTACCACAGCAGGGACTGTTTCCTACCCACCCAGCTCCCTTCACTTCCTGCTCGGtcccctcctctttttttcctATCAAACCCCAGAAGACAGCACCTGTGATAGCACCTTGCCCCTCTGCCACCTGGCTACAACCCTGGACAGCTGGTGAGTTCCGAAGTGACTGTCCTCACTCCTTTTCAAT TAAGTGTGGACCTCCCTGCAGCAGAGAGAGCATCATGGTGGCTTTCAAAGGCGTCTGGACTCAAGCCTTCTGGAAGGCGGTCACAGCAGAGTTCCTGGCCATGCTCATCTTTGTTCTGCTCAGCGTGGGATCCACCATTAACTGGGGTGGCTCAGAGAACCCCCTACCTGTGGACATGGTCCTCATCTCCCTCTGCTTTGGACTCAGCATTGCCACCATGGTTCAGTGCTTCGGCCACATCAGCGGTGGCCACATCAACCCAGCGGTGACAGTGGCCATGGTGTGCACACGAAAGATCAGCATCGCCAAGTCCGTCTTCTACATCACTGCGCAGTGCCTGGGGGCCATCATCGGAGCTGGGATCCTCTACCTGGTCACACCCCCCAGCGTGGTGGGAGGATTGGGAGTCACCACG gTTCATGGAAACCTCACTGCTGGCCATGGGCTCCTGGTGGAGCTAATAATCACTTTCCAGCTGGTATTCACCATTTTTGCCAGCTGTGATTCCAAACGGACTGATGTTACTGGTTCCGTTGCTTTAGCAATTGGGTTTTCCGTTGCAATTGGACATTTGTTTGCA ATCAATTATACCGGAGCCAGCATGAATCCAGCTCGATCCTTTGGCCCTGCAGTTAtcatgggaaactgggaaaaccACTGG ATATATTGGGTTGGACCAATCATAGGCGCTGTGCTGGCAGGTGCACTTTACGAGTATGTCTTCTGTCCTGACGTGGAGCTCAAACGTCGCCTAAAGGAAGCCTTCAGCAAAGCTGCACAGCAGACGAAAGGGAGCTACATGGAGGTGGAGGACAACCGGAGCCAAGTGGAGACAGAAGACTTGATCCTGAAGCCCGGGGTGGTGCATGTGATCGACATTGACCGTGGAGacgagaagaaggggaaggactCGTCTGGAGAG AgaagtgtccttccacatctcAGAGACACTGCTGGCCAGAGCTGCTCCCTGATGAAGATTTCATAA
- the Aqp4 gene encoding aquaporin-4 isoform X3 — protein MVQNLSTPTLQKPNQTSARNLIPEHWSLGAGNESCTPAREGMSDGAAARRWGKCGPPCSRESIMVAFKGVWTQAFWKAVTAEFLAMLIFVLLSVGSTINWGGSENPLPVDMVLISLCFGLSIATMVQCFGHISGGHINPAVTVAMVCTRKISIAKSVFYITAQCLGAIIGAGILYLVTPPSVVGGLGVTTVHGNLTAGHGLLVELIITFQLVFTIFASCDSKRTDVTGSVALAIGFSVAIGHLFAINYTGASMNPARSFGPAVIMGNWENHWIYWVGPIIGAVLAGALYEYVFCPDVELKRRLKEAFSKAAQQTKGSYMEVEDNRSQVETEDLILKPGVVHVIDIDRGDEKKGKDSSGERSVLPHLRDTAGQSCSLMKIS, from the exons ATGGTGCAGAATCTTTCCACCCCTACACTCCAAAAACCCAATCAGACAAGTGCCCGTAATCTGATTCCCGAGCACTGGAGCCTGGGGGCAGGCAATGAGAGCTGCACTCCGGCCAGGGAAGGCATGAGTGACGGAGCTGCAGCGAGGCGGTGGGG TAAGTGTGGACCTCCCTGCAGCAGAGAGAGCATCATGGTGGCTTTCAAAGGCGTCTGGACTCAAGCCTTCTGGAAGGCGGTCACAGCAGAGTTCCTGGCCATGCTCATCTTTGTTCTGCTCAGCGTGGGATCCACCATTAACTGGGGTGGCTCAGAGAACCCCCTACCTGTGGACATGGTCCTCATCTCCCTCTGCTTTGGACTCAGCATTGCCACCATGGTTCAGTGCTTCGGCCACATCAGCGGTGGCCACATCAACCCAGCGGTGACAGTGGCCATGGTGTGCACACGAAAGATCAGCATCGCCAAGTCCGTCTTCTACATCACTGCGCAGTGCCTGGGGGCCATCATCGGAGCTGGGATCCTCTACCTGGTCACACCCCCCAGCGTGGTGGGAGGATTGGGAGTCACCACG gTTCATGGAAACCTCACTGCTGGCCATGGGCTCCTGGTGGAGCTAATAATCACTTTCCAGCTGGTATTCACCATTTTTGCCAGCTGTGATTCCAAACGGACTGATGTTACTGGTTCCGTTGCTTTAGCAATTGGGTTTTCCGTTGCAATTGGACATTTGTTTGCA ATCAATTATACCGGAGCCAGCATGAATCCAGCTCGATCCTTTGGCCCTGCAGTTAtcatgggaaactgggaaaaccACTGG ATATATTGGGTTGGACCAATCATAGGCGCTGTGCTGGCAGGTGCACTTTACGAGTATGTCTTCTGTCCTGACGTGGAGCTCAAACGTCGCCTAAAGGAAGCCTTCAGCAAAGCTGCACAGCAGACGAAAGGGAGCTACATGGAGGTGGAGGACAACCGGAGCCAAGTGGAGACAGAAGACTTGATCCTGAAGCCCGGGGTGGTGCATGTGATCGACATTGACCGTGGAGacgagaagaaggggaaggactCGTCTGGAGAG AgaagtgtccttccacatctcAGAGACACTGCTGGCCAGAGCTGCTCCCTGATGAAGATTTCATAA
- the Aqp4 gene encoding aquaporin-4 isoform M1x (isoform M1x is encoded by transcript variant 1), with amino-acid sequence MSDGAAARRWGKCGPPCSRESIMVAFKGVWTQAFWKAVTAEFLAMLIFVLLSVGSTINWGGSENPLPVDMVLISLCFGLSIATMVQCFGHISGGHINPAVTVAMVCTRKISIAKSVFYITAQCLGAIIGAGILYLVTPPSVVGGLGVTTVHGNLTAGHGLLVELIITFQLVFTIFASCDSKRTDVTGSVALAIGFSVAIGHLFAINYTGASMNPARSFGPAVIMGNWENHWIYWVGPIIGAVLAGALYEYVFCPDVELKRRLKEAFSKAAQQTKGSYMEVEDNRSQVETEDLILKPGVVHVIDIDRGDEKKGKDSSGEVLSSVXLEDSTENRRDSLELASDFLPPIKETDLL; translated from the exons ATGAGTGACGGAGCTGCAGCGAGGCGGTGGGG TAAGTGTGGACCTCCCTGCAGCAGAGAGAGCATCATGGTGGCTTTCAAAGGCGTCTGGACTCAAGCCTTCTGGAAGGCGGTCACAGCAGAGTTCCTGGCCATGCTCATCTTTGTTCTGCTCAGCGTGGGATCCACCATTAACTGGGGTGGCTCAGAGAACCCCCTACCTGTGGACATGGTCCTCATCTCCCTCTGCTTTGGACTCAGCATTGCCACCATGGTTCAGTGCTTCGGCCACATCAGCGGTGGCCACATCAACCCAGCGGTGACAGTGGCCATGGTGTGCACACGAAAGATCAGCATCGCCAAGTCCGTCTTCTACATCACTGCGCAGTGCCTGGGGGCCATCATCGGAGCTGGGATCCTCTACCTGGTCACACCCCCCAGCGTGGTGGGAGGATTGGGAGTCACCACG gTTCATGGAAACCTCACTGCTGGCCATGGGCTCCTGGTGGAGCTAATAATCACTTTCCAGCTGGTATTCACCATTTTTGCCAGCTGTGATTCCAAACGGACTGATGTTACTGGTTCCGTTGCTTTAGCAATTGGGTTTTCCGTTGCAATTGGACATTTGTTTGCA ATCAATTATACCGGAGCCAGCATGAATCCAGCTCGATCCTTTGGCCCTGCAGTTAtcatgggaaactgggaaaaccACTGG ATATATTGGGTTGGACCAATCATAGGCGCTGTGCTGGCAGGTGCACTTTACGAGTATGTCTTCTGTCCTGACGTGGAGCTCAAACGTCGCCTAAAGGAAGCCTTCAGCAAAGCTGCACAGCAGACGAAAGGGAGCTACATGGAGGTGGAGGACAACCGGAGCCAAGTGGAGACAGAAGACTTGATCCTGAAGCCCGGGGTGGTGCATGTGATCGACATTGACCGTGGAGacgagaagaaggggaaggactCGTCTGGAGAGGTATTATCTTCTGTATGACTAGAGGACAGCactgaaaacagaagagactccCTAGAACTGGCCTCAGATTTCCTGCCACCCATTAAGGAAACAGATTTGTTATAA
- the Aqp4 gene encoding aquaporin-4 isoform X6 yields MSRLQRVLEGGWPFPGPPLLGAVLPQQGLFPTHPAPFTSCSVPSSFFPIKPQKTAPVIAPCPSATWLQPWTAGEFRSDCPHSFSIKCGPPCSRESIMVAFKGVWTQAFWKAVTAEFLAMLIFVLLSVGSTINWGGSENPLPVDMVLISLCFGLSIATMVQCFGHISGGHINPAVTVAMVCTRKISIAKSVFYITAQCLGAIIGAGILYLVTPPSVVGGLGVTTINYTGASMNPARSFGPAVIMGNWENHWIYWVGPIIGAVLAGALYEYVFCPDVELKRRLKEAFSKAAQQTKGSYMEVEDNRSQVETEDLILKPGVVHVIDIDRGDEKKGKDSSGEVLSSV; encoded by the exons atgagcagGTTACAAAGGGTGCTGGAGGGAGGCTGGCCTTTTCCAGGACCGCCTCTCCTGGGTGCTGTGCTACCACAGCAGGGACTGTTTCCTACCCACCCAGCTCCCTTCACTTCCTGCTCGGtcccctcctctttttttcctATCAAACCCCAGAAGACAGCACCTGTGATAGCACCTTGCCCCTCTGCCACCTGGCTACAACCCTGGACAGCTGGTGAGTTCCGAAGTGACTGTCCTCACTCCTTTTCAAT TAAGTGTGGACCTCCCTGCAGCAGAGAGAGCATCATGGTGGCTTTCAAAGGCGTCTGGACTCAAGCCTTCTGGAAGGCGGTCACAGCAGAGTTCCTGGCCATGCTCATCTTTGTTCTGCTCAGCGTGGGATCCACCATTAACTGGGGTGGCTCAGAGAACCCCCTACCTGTGGACATGGTCCTCATCTCCCTCTGCTTTGGACTCAGCATTGCCACCATGGTTCAGTGCTTCGGCCACATCAGCGGTGGCCACATCAACCCAGCGGTGACAGTGGCCATGGTGTGCACACGAAAGATCAGCATCGCCAAGTCCGTCTTCTACATCACTGCGCAGTGCCTGGGGGCCATCATCGGAGCTGGGATCCTCTACCTGGTCACACCCCCCAGCGTGGTGGGAGGATTGGGAGTCACCACG ATCAATTATACCGGAGCCAGCATGAATCCAGCTCGATCCTTTGGCCCTGCAGTTAtcatgggaaactgggaaaaccACTGG ATATATTGGGTTGGACCAATCATAGGCGCTGTGCTGGCAGGTGCACTTTACGAGTATGTCTTCTGTCCTGACGTGGAGCTCAAACGTCGCCTAAAGGAAGCCTTCAGCAAAGCTGCACAGCAGACGAAAGGGAGCTACATGGAGGTGGAGGACAACCGGAGCCAAGTGGAGACAGAAGACTTGATCCTGAAGCCCGGGGTGGTGCATGTGATCGACATTGACCGTGGAGacgagaagaaggggaaggactCGTCTGGAGAGGTATTATCTTCTGTATGA
- the Aqp4 gene encoding aquaporin-4 isoform 3 (isoform 3 is encoded by transcript variant 3) produces MSDGAAARRWGKCGPPCSRESIMVAFKGVWTQAFWKAVTAEFLAMLIFVLLSVGSTINWGGSENPLPVDMVLISLCFGLSIATMVQCFGHISGGHINPAVTVAMVCTRKISIAKSVFYITAQCLGAIIGAGILYLVTPPSVVGGLGVTTINYTGASMNPARSFGPAVIMGNWENHWIYWVGPIIGAVLAGALYEYVFCPDVELKRRLKEAFSKAAQQTKGSYMEVEDNRSQVETEDLILKPGVVHVIDIDRGDEKKGKDSSGEVLSSV; encoded by the exons ATGAGTGACGGAGCTGCAGCGAGGCGGTGGGG TAAGTGTGGACCTCCCTGCAGCAGAGAGAGCATCATGGTGGCTTTCAAAGGCGTCTGGACTCAAGCCTTCTGGAAGGCGGTCACAGCAGAGTTCCTGGCCATGCTCATCTTTGTTCTGCTCAGCGTGGGATCCACCATTAACTGGGGTGGCTCAGAGAACCCCCTACCTGTGGACATGGTCCTCATCTCCCTCTGCTTTGGACTCAGCATTGCCACCATGGTTCAGTGCTTCGGCCACATCAGCGGTGGCCACATCAACCCAGCGGTGACAGTGGCCATGGTGTGCACACGAAAGATCAGCATCGCCAAGTCCGTCTTCTACATCACTGCGCAGTGCCTGGGGGCCATCATCGGAGCTGGGATCCTCTACCTGGTCACACCCCCCAGCGTGGTGGGAGGATTGGGAGTCACCACG ATCAATTATACCGGAGCCAGCATGAATCCAGCTCGATCCTTTGGCCCTGCAGTTAtcatgggaaactgggaaaaccACTGG ATATATTGGGTTGGACCAATCATAGGCGCTGTGCTGGCAGGTGCACTTTACGAGTATGTCTTCTGTCCTGACGTGGAGCTCAAACGTCGCCTAAAGGAAGCCTTCAGCAAAGCTGCACAGCAGACGAAAGGGAGCTACATGGAGGTGGAGGACAACCGGAGCCAAGTGGAGACAGAAGACTTGATCCTGAAGCCCGGGGTGGTGCATGTGATCGACATTGACCGTGGAGacgagaagaaggggaaggactCGTCTGGAGAGGTATTATCTTCTGTATGA
- the Aqp4 gene encoding aquaporin-4 isoform M1 (isoform M1 is encoded by transcript variant 1) has translation MSDGAAARRWGKCGPPCSRESIMVAFKGVWTQAFWKAVTAEFLAMLIFVLLSVGSTINWGGSENPLPVDMVLISLCFGLSIATMVQCFGHISGGHINPAVTVAMVCTRKISIAKSVFYITAQCLGAIIGAGILYLVTPPSVVGGLGVTTVHGNLTAGHGLLVELIITFQLVFTIFASCDSKRTDVTGSVALAIGFSVAIGHLFAINYTGASMNPARSFGPAVIMGNWENHWIYWVGPIIGAVLAGALYEYVFCPDVELKRRLKEAFSKAAQQTKGSYMEVEDNRSQVETEDLILKPGVVHVIDIDRGDEKKGKDSSGEVLSSV, from the exons ATGAGTGACGGAGCTGCAGCGAGGCGGTGGGG TAAGTGTGGACCTCCCTGCAGCAGAGAGAGCATCATGGTGGCTTTCAAAGGCGTCTGGACTCAAGCCTTCTGGAAGGCGGTCACAGCAGAGTTCCTGGCCATGCTCATCTTTGTTCTGCTCAGCGTGGGATCCACCATTAACTGGGGTGGCTCAGAGAACCCCCTACCTGTGGACATGGTCCTCATCTCCCTCTGCTTTGGACTCAGCATTGCCACCATGGTTCAGTGCTTCGGCCACATCAGCGGTGGCCACATCAACCCAGCGGTGACAGTGGCCATGGTGTGCACACGAAAGATCAGCATCGCCAAGTCCGTCTTCTACATCACTGCGCAGTGCCTGGGGGCCATCATCGGAGCTGGGATCCTCTACCTGGTCACACCCCCCAGCGTGGTGGGAGGATTGGGAGTCACCACG gTTCATGGAAACCTCACTGCTGGCCATGGGCTCCTGGTGGAGCTAATAATCACTTTCCAGCTGGTATTCACCATTTTTGCCAGCTGTGATTCCAAACGGACTGATGTTACTGGTTCCGTTGCTTTAGCAATTGGGTTTTCCGTTGCAATTGGACATTTGTTTGCA ATCAATTATACCGGAGCCAGCATGAATCCAGCTCGATCCTTTGGCCCTGCAGTTAtcatgggaaactgggaaaaccACTGG ATATATTGGGTTGGACCAATCATAGGCGCTGTGCTGGCAGGTGCACTTTACGAGTATGTCTTCTGTCCTGACGTGGAGCTCAAACGTCGCCTAAAGGAAGCCTTCAGCAAAGCTGCACAGCAGACGAAAGGGAGCTACATGGAGGTGGAGGACAACCGGAGCCAAGTGGAGACAGAAGACTTGATCCTGAAGCCCGGGGTGGTGCATGTGATCGACATTGACCGTGGAGacgagaagaaggggaaggactCGTCTGGAGAGGTATTATCTTCTGTATGA
- the Aqp4 gene encoding aquaporin-4 isoform 4 (isoform 4 is encoded by transcript variant 4), translating to MVAFKGVWTQAFWKAVTAEFLAMLIFVLLSVGSTINWGGSENPLPVDMVLISLCFGLSIATMVQCFGHISGGHINPAVTVAMVCTRKISIAKSVFYITAQCLGAIIGAGILYLVTPPSVVGGLGVTTINYTGASMNPARSFGPAVIMGNWENHWIYWVGPIIGAVLAGALYEYVFCPDVELKRRLKEAFSKAAQQTKGSYMEVEDNRSQVETEDLILKPGVVHVIDIDRGDEKKGKDSSGEVLSSV from the exons ATGGTGGCTTTCAAAGGCGTCTGGACTCAAGCCTTCTGGAAGGCGGTCACAGCAGAGTTCCTGGCCATGCTCATCTTTGTTCTGCTCAGCGTGGGATCCACCATTAACTGGGGTGGCTCAGAGAACCCCCTACCTGTGGACATGGTCCTCATCTCCCTCTGCTTTGGACTCAGCATTGCCACCATGGTTCAGTGCTTCGGCCACATCAGCGGTGGCCACATCAACCCAGCGGTGACAGTGGCCATGGTGTGCACACGAAAGATCAGCATCGCCAAGTCCGTCTTCTACATCACTGCGCAGTGCCTGGGGGCCATCATCGGAGCTGGGATCCTCTACCTGGTCACACCCCCCAGCGTGGTGGGAGGATTGGGAGTCACCACG ATCAATTATACCGGAGCCAGCATGAATCCAGCTCGATCCTTTGGCCCTGCAGTTAtcatgggaaactgggaaaaccACTGG ATATATTGGGTTGGACCAATCATAGGCGCTGTGCTGGCAGGTGCACTTTACGAGTATGTCTTCTGTCCTGACGTGGAGCTCAAACGTCGCCTAAAGGAAGCCTTCAGCAAAGCTGCACAGCAGACGAAAGGGAGCTACATGGAGGTGGAGGACAACCGGAGCCAAGTGGAGACAGAAGACTTGATCCTGAAGCCCGGGGTGGTGCATGTGATCGACATTGACCGTGGAGacgagaagaaggggaaggactCGTCTGGAGAGGTATTATCTTCTGTATGA